The Rhizoctonia solani chromosome 1, complete sequence sequence TTATTGCATATGAGGATCGAGGTGACGCCCAGATGAGGTCATATTCGGATTATTagatcatgtgaccgtgttaTTATAAATTTATACTTTTTTCAATTTTTTGGCACTGCGGTTCTGCACATAGCGACTCCAAATGGGGCTTTTTCTACATTGgttggaagtggggatgaTATCATTGGGCAGAGGGTGTGACATGATTCCTGCGCGACCGAGAGTCGAGATGAGTGCTTCCACCATGAGGACACAATGGAATGTATCGAGGTGGCTAGTTCGGATGCGACACACGAGGTAGTCCCCAAGCCTACTCGGGTGGATACTCGCAACGAGCAGAGGTCGTACAACGGTCGGCCGGCTCACAAGCCGTACCATTAATAATATTTTTGTTCTATGAGGGCTTCGTTTGATTGTTGTGAGGCCAAGCGTATGAGCGCCTGTGTGTTGCTAGGGATGTTCTACATGCACAcaactcttgtcaacaattGTTGTTGCGCCGAGTCACACATATCGGAACACCCGTATTGTTCCTAGTACCTGAGCGGGTTGAGGTATTTCAGCGTATTTCAAGGCTACACGTTACGTATGTATTGTCAGTTTTATCGGCGTGGACCGCGTTTGGCAGGACGCGTTCATTTGTTGATCAACACAGGAACGGGCAGGTCGGGTGATGAATACAGTTCATGCTAAATTTATACACTGGTCGGCTTGGCAGAGGTACAAATTTAGACTACTGGGACCTGGAGTGTCTGCTCGATTTATACAACTTGAGGCCAATTTTTAGCAAAGAAATTGTTGCATGAGAATGCATCTTATCCCGGATATCCTGTGAGAACTTTATTCGCAATAACCCCTTCGAGCTCGCATATTCTCTTCCAAATTTCCGCGTGTTGGAATTTTATCCGACATTCCCTTATCGTCATTGATTTGGTAAAAGAATTCAATATTACGATGACACTGCCCGCCGGTCACTAAATAGCGCTATTGATCCACGTCAAAGTTCGGCACTGGGTTGAGATTCCAAGCTAAGAATCTCGGCTTGGGTTGGGTTATGGAGTGGGGGAAAATACAAACTGTGTACCGATAGAGAACATATTCTAAAAAGACTCTACTAAATAGGCAGCATATAGTCAATCGATGCATGGCTGGCCATTTGTGTACTAAAAGTGAGATATTCTACCCGAGGGTATATTTAGAGACAAGGAAGCGCCGAGGCCAAGAGTAAGCTTGATCGGCGCGAGGCGATATTGGGGATCACCGTGATTGGTTGCTCGGTGACAAGAAGTCGATTCGGCAACGATCAGCGAGATATGACCCTGAGGTTGGCAGCCTTTTTGAAGGAGCGCAACGAATAACGGGCTCCCTTGTGTGTCTTGAGTTTTCCTCTCTCGTTCGGACGGTGTGTAATTCGAGTGAATATTCGCTGGATTAGATCCCTCTTTGGCTATTTGTGGTCTATTTTTGAAACCCCTGTCATTTCTCAATTCAAACATCAACACCCTTCCGATCCGGCAGAGACACCGCATTTTTATAAGGCTTGGCGCCCATTCCGGATTCTGCAAGCGACTCTTCCCCTCGCTCGACCGCGTCACTTTACGACTGTCATGTTCACGCTCACTGCATTCCTTGCCCTTCTCGCTGCCCCTGCTGTGCTCGCTCACCCCATTGAGCACGTTCATGTTGAGCAGCGATCATTGGGCGCCAGGTGGTTTCACGAAGTCGGTCACCCTGCCCATACCCTCTTTGCCCGTCAGAGCAATTCAACCGCACCCACCCCGGGCTCTCCTAGTAAGTAACACCCTCCCGTTTGGAGCACGGCTTTGTTGACTGTATACATAGACTGGGCAAAACAATATCCCGCTGGCAAGGCGACTAAAGACACTCTTAAGCCCGAGTGGGTTGATGCATTGAACAAGGCTGTATCGAATGGTCTCATTCCTACCAACGTTCCAGTCGCCAAACAGAGTGGTGGAGCTGCGCCCTCTTACTCGAACAGTACTGGTAAAATGGACCCAGCCAAGCAGCCTATTTGCTCCAGCTCGTCGCAATGCAAGGGTGATGGTCAAATTTACGATGTTCCCGATGGCATTGTCGCATTatcctttgatgatggccctCTTCCAGTAAGTAGTCCCTGGAAGTTCTTGGGCGCAACTAATAAACACCCGAATCAGCCTTCAAAGAAGCTTTATGAATTCCTTCGTCAAAACAACCAAAAGGCCACTCATTTCTATATCGGCAAGTAGATGATTTCGCTTTTTCCAATAACCCAATTTAATCGAGTTCAACAGGCCAAAACATTGTTGAGAACTATCAGTTATTGACGGAGGCCTTCGAAGTGAACGGTGACGATATCGCGGTCCACACATGGTCACATCGCTACATGACCACGCTCAGTAACGAGGAGGCTTTGGCCGAACTTGCCTGGACTATGCAAATCATTCATGATATGACTGGCGGCCGCGTTCCACGTTTCTGGCGCCCACCTTACGGCGACTCGGACAACCGGGTTAGGGCTATTGCTAGAGTATGTTCTAACCTCTAGAAGCTGTTCTTTATCACTAACAATCAAATAGGAGGTGTTGGGATTGACCACTGTGATCTGGAACGATGACACTAATGACTGGGCGATTACCGAGACGCCTGCTACGCAAACCGTTGCTGGTGCCACAAAAATACTGCAGAAGGCTTACAGTGGACCCAAGTCTCCGGGTCTATGCATTCTTGAGCACGAACTTTCAGACCAGTCCGTCAGCATCTTTATGGACACTTTCCCGTTGATTGCTCAGAACGGCTGGACTGCCAAGTCCATTCCGGATGCCGTTGGTTCTTCCTTCTATCTGAATGCGGCCGACAATACGAGCCCGGTAACAACCGTTGGAATTGCTCAACCCGTCCCTACTCTTGTtgcaaccaccaccaccactgccAGTAATTCTACGAGCAGCGGAAACTCGAGCAGCGGCTCCGGTTCGAACTCTGGTTCCGAATCGTCTCACTCAGCTGCACTCCCTAATGCTGCTTGGCCAGCATGGCTTAGTTTAGCAGCGGTGATCCCCATGTCCGTCGCACTATTCTGATCGACTGTAGACGATTTCTCGGTTTAGTATTTTCATTCTGTATCCGTGACGCTTGTTTTGGGTTGAACTTTTTCTGTGTCATTTGCTCTTCATCAGGTTACCGACCTGATGGACTTATTTATGCCAACATTTTATGGCTGTGGTGATTGATGTTTTGGACACTGTCTGTCTCGATATTTTCTTTTTTAATGTGAGATAGGCAGGCATTACTGATGCAGAATAAAATTCACGACTTGATCATTCTttcactgtggtgtgataagatcctgaaaatcagtacatcagtaaaaggtTCCTTTtgtcagtaggatatggcctgacAATTACAAtattagtatgcctccctcagcatgaatcagactatggaagaattgatacctaaaatcagtatgtattgatcttgatttcagctcaattctcacttaaacacacccactgattttcagcattataaccttgtacagtgtttgGGGTATTTTGcattgattgggcaacaGGAATCATATTTAGCATACAAGAACCTATTCATTTGTGCCATAATTAAAATGCTTATGCATATCAAGGTTTGGTTATTCATCAGATTACCCCAAGTAGGCACTGCCTCTTCAAGATCTTAAAAGTCGAATGAGTTGGTATACATTCGGTAGTTCTGTGTTTTGGTACTTGAAATACCTTGGGTGAATGGAGGCGTGGCTATGATGTGGCTGACTATATGCGTGTAACTCGCAAGCCCACTCGTCTCGTACAGGTGCTCGCTAGAATTCTGGTTTTTCTATTGTATATTCAAGGTATTTATAAATTATATGAACTACTGTGGCGTGACATCTGTATCATACACTCTGCGCCACACAGCCGCCCTTCCACCCACCTTGATGTGATATCAGCGCAATTCGAAGTGAGCAACTATACACAAGCTATGACCTATGACTAAGAGCACCCGGTAAATAACTAGAGTATGACCGATGTACAGTTCAAAATTGTGAAGCCTTGAGCAGACACCGCGGTTGTTTTTAGCTCGGATTTAAACTTTATTAAGCCCAGAAGGTAATTTATCTGCCAAGTTGGCGTGACGTAAGTAGTTTCTCGGGGCTAAATAAGCTACCTTTTTTGATCTGTCGCCGATCAGGAACCTTCTGTCAACCACATCAGTGTTTGGCTCTCGCCAGCTATAGACCACTCGGCTTTACGATTATTTGGATTGGAATACACATAGGCATTAGGGAATACTGGTCTATATCGATAGGCAATACAGAGCTCGGGCGACACTTTTAGAATAGCACAAGATTGAATTCTTTGACAATTTCAATATGGTACGCTGATATTGCTTCCCCTTTGAACCACTTCTGGAATCCGGTGATTGCTAGGTGCGTGAAAAGGCTAGATagacacctagcgttggaccgGTTCGTCAAATCATTCACCCagtaatctaactaactgGACACCTATCCTCAATATCTAGTGGGTCCCATTGAAAAGTGCGTGTGTTAAGCATGCGCTAGCCTCGTGTGGTCAACCAAGAGAGTTTTTACACTAGGCTCGCTTCTCTGGTTTTAGTATGGATGGTGAGAGGTGCGGCTTCAGCTTAGCTTTGTCTGGACCTTGAGCTCGACACCCCGACCTGCATTGGCCATGGAAGCGCCTTTTACCCCTACTCCGACCTTGACTAATGATATTTGAACTCAACTATGAGTAAGAAACACTATGTAAACCAATTTACAGCTAAATTGCAGTCGCCAATACTCCCAAAATAGGAAAGATCAGCGCTCCAACGTAAATGAACACTCTGGGTCAGGCGTATGGCATATACCCCAGTAGCATTATCCCGCCCTCGTGCAAGTATATTACCCTTGATCGGTACGATTAAGTTTTACCTCAGCGTGCAATCCCGAATGTTTCCTGTACAGTATAATGCTGTCACCTTCACCTCCGTAAGAACCTGCCCGCTGCATATGACTTGTGAATTCAAATGGATAGAGCGAATACAAGTACGATTCAGACCTACTATTTTCTCCACCGGAATGATTTCACAATAGAGGCGGAGTCAAGGGTGGATATTAGAGATCACGAGCAGCTTGAGCCTCGAGCTATGATCACAGCAGAATGGAATCAAGTTATGGTACATAGTATtacaatggtatatgtagaAGATACGACTACAGCCTTTGAATCCAATCTACAATATTTTTGAGGGTATTGCTACGTTCCGGTTCCCACAAAGGCAGGCATACAAAGTCGTGAATAGCGTCTGCAACCTCATCGTACACAAACGATTCTTTGGGTATATCAACTGCCATCCGCTCCTGAAGAGTTCTTATGGCATCAAGTAAAGTTTCGCCTCCTCCGCCTACAACATAGCAGGGCGGGAACCCACTGAACATACCCTGAACGACCTCGGGACTCATCTCTAACGAACCAGGGGCAACGTATGGGTTTTGCCGAGCATCTTGTACGGAAATATTCCCAAGCAGAGAGCGAAGGCCATACTGGCCCATTGATTCTGGATCTATCTGGGGACGAACAAAGTCGCTCTTTGAGTTTTCGAAAGCCACACTATTGGGTGCTCCATAGTGTGTTCCAGTAGGGTCCGCCCAGGGCGAGAACAAAATAAGGCCACCCGGTGCACCCATCCCGAGCTCGGGGTGATCGCGTAGATAGCGGACTAGAGATTGTGCAATATTTCCGCCAGCGCTGTCCCCACTAATGAATACGTTCTGCGGTTTGAAACCAAGAGTGCGTGTAAGATAGAGGTATCCCGCAAGTGTGTCAAGGAGTGCCGTCGGAAACGGTCCATTCGTATGTTGTGGATTGGAAGCAGAGAGGCGGTATTCGATCGATATTGTACGAGTGAAAGTCGTGTGACCGTACTCTAGGAAACCACGAGGGATATAAGAAGTCAGGTCTTCTGGATGAGCCGTACCCATCTAATTGTGGAGAAACGTCAAGCAAAGGacattcacagggaaatgTGCTTAGGCTTACCACAAAGGCCCCTCCATGTATGTGCATCAGTACTTTCTCTCCGTCGTGCGCAAGAGGAATTTCAGCCCCAGCCCCCCATCGTCCGTAACCATAAGCTGGAATGCGCACAGACTCTGTACTACAAGCATCTGCGAACCGTTTGACTTCTCCTACAATGAGATTGGAGGGGACTTTGTCGAGCCAGATAAAACGAGTGCCATTGCAGTCCCGCGAGGGGACCTCCTTTGTAGGATCTCGCCCACGAAAGTCTCCTGTTTCCATCGGCATTTCTTCATGAAAGTAGGTTTTAGATAATAGGAATAAAATAGTTGTAGGATAGTTTACCTATCAGTTCTCGGAGAATATTGACCGCAAGCGTCTTCTTCAAAGTCCAAGAGGGACGAGGTCGGTCCGCACCTATGGAGTAAAGCAAGATCCAGAATGGAACCTTGGCAATAACGGTAGTAACTTTGGATCCAACATAGAGCGACCGGAATGGTTCAGTATGAATTAGCTTGGCCATAGATATTAGGGGGGAAGAGCTATGCTGGTCAAGAGTACCAGGCAGAGGTTTAAAAGGGCTGGGGCTGATTTCCGAACTCATGGTGCTTTCTCTAAATTGGTAATTTATTTGGTGGTGTAACTCAAAGCGCAGAGATGTTTCCCGCGCGTACGCCCACGGAGTTTTGGTATTCTCACAATCTGAAACCTCCCAAATACAGTACTGAAGGAGTATTACACGCACATCACAATTAAAGGGGATTACGTTAGATGAATGTTACTCAGCGCTACTTTGATTACCAGGTGCTCAGCCGCCACCCCGTGATGCCGCTTATTTGCTTATTGCAGGGGTATGCGGCAAGGAAGGGTGTGCGACGCGACTCTATCTACAGTGCGTCGCATTGATCGGGTTTACGAATTCAGGCATCTGCGGAAGATACGATCCCAAAAACTAATGGGCTTATAATTCGAGTCCAGCTAATACTAACCTACATGTGCACTCGCCTAGGAAGTATAGGTATATGGCCCTGGTCGGTATACTTACTAGATATAGATGCTATTGTGAAGCTTCTTTTTCACACCATTGCCTAGGGGAATTTTATAAATCAAATATAGCCGAATCACCGACATGATCGCAGCTGCTTTAGGATATTTTCCCGACGATTCTTATTCACCCTTATATTCGT is a genomic window containing:
- a CDS encoding chitin deacetylase — encoded protein: MFTLTAFLALLAAPAVLAHPIEHVHVEQRSLGARWFHEVGHPAHTLFARQSNSTAPTPGSPNWAKQYPAGKATKDTLKPEWVDALNKAVSNGLIPTNVPVAKQSGGAAPSYSNSTGKMDPAKQPICSSSSQCKGDGQIYDVPDGIVALSFDDGPLPLLTEAFEVNGDDIAVHTWSHRYMTTLSNEEALAELAWTMQIIHDMTGGRVPRFWRPPYGDSDNRVRAIAREVLGLTTVIWNDDTNDWAITETPATQTVAGATKILQKAYSGPKSPGLCILEHELSDQSVSIFMDTFPLIAQNGWTAKSIPDAVGSSFYLNAADNTSPVTTVGIAQPVPTLVATTTTTASNSTSSGNSSSGSGSNSGSESSHSAALPNAAWPAWLSLAAVIPMSVALF
- a CDS encoding carbohydrate esterase family 10 protein, yielding MSSEISPSPFKPLPGTLDQHSSSPLISMAKLIHTEPFRSLYVGSKVTTVIAKVPFWILLYSIGADRPRPSWTLKKTLAVNILRELIEMPMETGDFRGRDPTKEVPSRDCNGTRFIWLDKVPSNLIVGEVKRFADACSTESVRIPAYGYGRWGAGAEIPLAHDGEKVLMHIHGGAFVMGTAHPEDLTSYIPRGFLEYGHTTFTRTISIEYRLSASNPQHTNGPFPTALLDTLAGYLYLTRTLGFKPQNVFISGDSAGGNIAQSLVRYLRDHPELGMGAPGGLILFSPWADPTGTHYGAPNSVAFENSKSDFVRPQIDPESMGQYGLRSLLGNISVQDARQNPYVAPGSLEMSPEVVQGMFSGFPPCYVVGGGGETLLDAIRTLQERMAVDIPKESFVYDEVADAIHDFVCLPLWEPERSNTLKNIVDWIQRL